In Blautia sp. SC05B48, a single genomic region encodes these proteins:
- a CDS encoding AAA family ATPase has product MNIKRAKQEIRDSIEAYLAKDEFGEYRIPAIRQRPILLMGPPGIGKTQVMEQIARECGIALVSYTITHHTRQSAVGLPFIVKKNYGEEEFSVTEYTMSEIISSVYDKMEKTGLKEGILFIDEINCVSETLAPMMLQFLQGKTFGNQKVPEGWVIVTAGNPPEYNKSVREFDVVTLDRIKKIDVEADFDVWKEYAYQQGIHPAVISYLELRRKNFYRVENTVDGKIFATARGWEDLSRLIQVYEILGKTVDREVVSQYIQHRMIAKDFASYLALYYKYRTDYKVEDILKGKWDSITLGKIRTASLDEHLSIVSLLNGKLSELFTECYLTDAYLTKLYDYMVYFREDQDILTAKNLMEKAEADLEKDKKSELLTKQQERIQKRVVSFFENASGLKSASESTGSDKTGSGSEPAGGRSAAAESEVLSSNRNYEFVKALFESETEAYENRTDEISFTLQNVFDFMEAAFGDSQEMVAFITELNANYYSLWFIRENGSDQYYRHNKGLLFDDRQKMILGQMEEVENILNNGIM; this is encoded by the coding sequence ATGAACATAAAACGAGCAAAACAGGAGATCAGAGATTCCATAGAAGCATATCTTGCAAAAGACGAATTCGGTGAGTACCGGATCCCGGCAATCCGTCAGAGACCGATCCTTCTTATGGGCCCTCCGGGAATCGGAAAGACACAGGTTATGGAGCAGATCGCAAGGGAATGCGGGATTGCCCTTGTTTCTTATACTATTACCCACCACACCAGACAGAGTGCCGTGGGACTTCCTTTCATTGTAAAAAAGAATTACGGTGAGGAAGAATTTTCTGTCACGGAATATACCATGAGTGAGATCATTTCATCCGTTTACGACAAAATGGAAAAAACAGGTCTGAAAGAAGGCATCCTGTTCATTGATGAGATCAACTGCGTATCTGAAACACTGGCACCGATGATGCTGCAGTTCCTTCAGGGAAAAACCTTCGGAAACCAGAAGGTGCCGGAAGGCTGGGTAATCGTCACAGCAGGCAACCCGCCGGAATATAACAAATCCGTCCGGGAATTCGATGTGGTCACTCTGGACCGTATCAAGAAGATTGATGTGGAGGCAGACTTTGATGTATGGAAGGAATACGCCTACCAGCAGGGAATTCATCCGGCGGTGATCTCCTATCTGGAGCTTCGCAGAAAAAATTTCTACAGGGTGGAGAATACCGTAGACGGAAAGATCTTTGCCACAGCCAGAGGCTGGGAGGATCTTTCACGTCTGATCCAGGTTTATGAGATCCTTGGAAAAACCGTAGACCGTGAGGTGGTCAGCCAGTACATCCAGCACAGGATGATCGCGAAGGATTTCGCCAGCTATCTGGCTCTTTATTATAAGTACAGAACGGATTATAAAGTGGAGGACATCCTGAAAGGAAAGTGGGATTCCATTACCCTGGGTAAGATCCGCACGGCCTCTCTGGATGAGCATCTGAGCATTGTAAGCCTTCTCAATGGAAAGCTCAGCGAGCTTTTTACAGAATGCTATCTTACCGATGCCTATCTCACGAAACTGTATGATTATATGGTGTACTTCAGAGAAGATCAGGACATCCTCACAGCAAAAAATCTCATGGAAAAAGCAGAGGCGGATCTTGAAAAGGACAAAAAGAGTGAGCTTCTTACAAAACAGCAGGAGCGTATACAGAAACGTGTTGTGTCATTCTTTGAAAATGCGTCCGGATTGAAATCAGCTTCGGAATCAACCGGATCAGATAAAACCGGATCAGGTTCAGAGCCGGCAGGAGGCAGAAGTGCTGCAGCAGAATCGGAAGTTTTATCGTCAAACAGGAACTATGAGTTTGTGAAAGCCCTCTTTGAATCCGAAACCGAAGCCTACGAAAACCGAACCGACGAAATATCCTTTACTCTTCAGAACGTTTTCGACTTTATGGAAGCTGCCTTTGGGGACAGTCAGGAAATGGTGGCATTTATCACGGAACTGAATGCCAACTACTATAGTCTCTGGTTCATTCGGGAGAACGGTTCCGACCAGTATTACAGGCATAATAAAGGTCTTCTTTTTGACGACCGCCAGAAAATGATTCTGGGTCAGATGGAGGAAGTGGAAAACATTCTCAATAATGGAATAATGTAA
- a CDS encoding IS701 family transposase, with product MSILISIFISGYHGKTTDFAKNSSCHRTTIAHFLNSGKWDDSLLSDTLKCSVIEIIYSEAARTGKPVLCIVDDTIASKTKPSSQALHPIEDAYFHQSHLKGKPDYGHQAVAVMLSCNGIVLNYAFVMYNKSISKIDIVQSIAKELPVPPVMSYFLCDCWYVSEKIINTFAQRGFHTIGALKTNRLLYPSGMKKKLRELAAELSVTHREFDLVTVKKRNYYVYRYEGNLNGIENAVVLLSYPEKAFGNPKALRAFISTNAALSTQEILSWYVCRWPIEVFFRQCKDKLALDSYQIRSAQGIKRYWLLMSLAHFMCAVGTGRFCSFETGYHEICDTIQLEKYRYLFQCAKESNDFDSFMKFAV from the coding sequence ATGAGTATCCTAATCAGTATTTTCATTTCAGGATATCATGGAAAAACCACGGACTTTGCTAAAAACAGTTCCTGCCACAGAACTACGATTGCCCATTTCCTCAATTCCGGAAAATGGGATGATTCCTTACTTTCAGATACGTTAAAATGCTCTGTCATTGAGATTATTTATTCAGAAGCAGCACGCACCGGAAAACCTGTTCTCTGTATTGTGGACGATACGATTGCTTCAAAGACAAAGCCTTCGTCACAGGCTTTACATCCGATTGAAGATGCGTATTTTCACCAATCCCATTTAAAGGGAAAACCGGATTACGGGCATCAGGCAGTTGCTGTTATGCTTTCCTGCAATGGCATTGTTCTGAACTATGCTTTTGTAATGTACAATAAGTCAATTTCCAAGATTGACATTGTACAAAGCATTGCAAAGGAGCTGCCTGTTCCACCGGTAATGTCCTATTTTCTTTGCGACTGCTGGTATGTTTCTGAAAAGATAATCAATACCTTTGCACAGAGAGGGTTCCATACCATCGGTGCTTTGAAAACAAACCGTTTGCTGTATCCATCGGGAATGAAAAAGAAACTTCGTGAACTGGCCGCCGAATTGTCTGTTACACATCGTGAATTTGACCTTGTGACAGTCAAAAAACGAAACTATTATGTGTACCGGTACGAGGGAAACCTCAACGGCATAGAAAATGCGGTAGTTCTTTTGAGTTATCCGGAAAAAGCATTTGGTAATCCCAAAGCATTGCGTGCTTTCATCAGTACAAACGCAGCCCTGTCTACACAGGAGATTCTTTCCTGGTATGTGTGTCGATGGCCGATTGAAGTATTTTTCCGCCAGTGTAAGGATAAACTGGCACTGGACAGCTATCAGATACGCTCTGCACAGGGAATCAAAAGGTACTGGCTACTTATGTCACTGGCACATTTCATGTGTGCAGTGGGTACTGGTAGGTTCTGTTCGTTTGAAACTGGATATCACGAAATCTGTGATACCATTCAGCTGGAAAAGTATCGTTATCTTTTTCAATGCGCAAAGGAAAGCAATGATTTTGATTCATTTATGAAATTCGCAGTGTAG
- a CDS encoding FadR/GntR family transcriptional regulator → MFTKITEERAFDGILVQIIENIRRGELKPGDTLPAERVMAESLGVSRPAVREVLRALELMGIVTTVRGGANYITENMDQWLSAPLALLFQLNNSHVQQVQELRSALEQEAALLAAGKCTEKDALDLRSILAQLESSEDEKARAGLDKKLHTKIGRIAGNPMIYNVLDAAAQLTEEIISGTRAYIMQKHNSALEVDDQHRRLVEAIISGDRNQAERLMREHMETIEKYIMEIAQQQGENSLVFHR, encoded by the coding sequence ATGTTTACAAAGATTACAGAAGAACGAGCATTTGACGGAATATTAGTGCAGATCATAGAAAATATCCGGCGGGGAGAACTGAAGCCGGGGGACACTTTACCTGCGGAACGTGTTATGGCAGAATCACTGGGAGTTTCCAGACCTGCTGTCCGTGAAGTCCTGCGGGCACTGGAGCTGATGGGAATTGTCACAACGGTCCGCGGCGGAGCCAACTATATTACCGAGAATATGGATCAGTGGCTTTCTGCACCACTGGCCCTTCTTTTTCAGCTGAATAACAGCCATGTACAGCAGGTGCAGGAACTTCGTTCTGCGCTGGAGCAGGAGGCTGCGCTTCTTGCAGCCGGGAAGTGTACAGAGAAGGATGCATTAGATCTGCGTTCCATCCTGGCACAGCTGGAGAGCTCAGAGGACGAGAAAGCTCGTGCAGGTCTTGATAAGAAGCTTCATACGAAGATCGGCAGGATCGCAGGGAATCCTATGATCTATAATGTTCTGGATGCGGCAGCGCAGCTGACAGAGGAGATCATTTCCGGTACCCGAGCTTATATTATGCAGAAACATAATTCCGCTCTTGAGGTGGATGACCAGCACAGAAGACTGGTGGAAGCCATTATTTCCGGAGACCGGAACCAGGCGGAGAGGCTGATGCGCGAACATATGGAAACCATTGAGAAATATATAATGGAGATCGCACAGCAGCAGGGTGAGAACAGCCTTGTATTTCATCGCTGA
- a CDS encoding Ldh family oxidoreductase: MGYVKWSYDTLNHFCGDVFKAFGFSEEEGSIIKDVLLTADLYGIESHGMQRMVRYHKGIEKGTIHPQAKPEVVFETPISAVIDGHNGMGQLISHFAMEKAIEKAKTTGVGIVSVRNSNHFGIAGYYANMACHEGLLGMACTNSEAIMVPTFGRKAMLGSNPIAVAMPADPYPFFFDCSTTVVTRGKLEMYNKMGKPLPDGWALDKNGHASNNAPDVLANIVAKKGGGIMPLGGNEEVSGSHKGYGYGMLCELFSSILSMGVTSDKCCTFPDKTGICHGFMAINPEAFGDPDAIRKHFSEYLEALRESPKADGQDRIYTHGEKEVAAEKDRKENGIPVNDNTMVELADLCSYLKLDFGSYFEGYELPKDSKFFDGNY, translated from the coding sequence ATGGGATATGTAAAATGGAGTTATGACACACTGAACCATTTCTGCGGAGATGTTTTTAAAGCATTTGGTTTTTCTGAGGAAGAAGGAAGCATCATTAAAGATGTTCTTCTGACTGCTGATCTCTATGGGATCGAGAGCCACGGAATGCAGAGAATGGTTCGTTACCATAAAGGAATCGAGAAGGGGACTATTCATCCCCAGGCGAAACCGGAAGTTGTTTTTGAGACACCGATTTCTGCTGTGATAGACGGACATAATGGAATGGGCCAGCTGATCAGCCATTTTGCCATGGAAAAGGCAATTGAGAAGGCGAAGACAACTGGTGTGGGAATCGTAAGTGTACGAAATTCCAACCATTTCGGTATTGCAGGGTATTATGCGAACATGGCCTGTCATGAAGGACTTCTTGGAATGGCATGTACCAACTCCGAGGCGATCATGGTACCGACCTTCGGAAGAAAGGCTATGCTGGGTTCCAACCCGATCGCAGTTGCTATGCCTGCAGACCCGTACCCGTTTTTCTTTGACTGTTCGACAACAGTTGTAACCAGAGGTAAACTGGAAATGTATAATAAGATGGGCAAGCCTCTTCCGGATGGCTGGGCACTTGACAAAAACGGTCATGCCAGCAATAATGCACCGGATGTACTTGCAAACATCGTAGCCAAGAAAGGCGGCGGAATCATGCCTCTCGGCGGAAACGAGGAAGTCAGCGGAAGCCATAAGGGATATGGCTATGGAATGCTCTGTGAGCTGTTCAGCTCTATTCTTTCCATGGGCGTTACCTCCGACAAGTGCTGTACATTCCCGGATAAGACCGGTATCTGCCATGGATTTATGGCAATCAACCCGGAGGCATTCGGAGATCCGGATGCGATCCGCAAACATTTTTCAGAATACCTTGAGGCACTTCGGGAGAGTCCGAAGGCAGACGGTCAGGACAGGATCTATACACACGGCGAGAAAGAGGTAGCTGCTGAAAAAGACAGAAAAGAGAATGGCATTCCGGTCAACGACAATACCATGGTAGAGCTTGCTGATCTCTGCAGTTATCTGAAGCTTGATTTTGGTTCTTATTTTGAAGGCTATGAGCTTCCGAAGGACAGTAAATTCTTCGATGGTAATTATTAA
- a CDS encoding NAD(P)-dependent malic enzyme, with translation MDYAKESLRLHGDWKGKIEVVTRVPVENKDDLSLAYTPGVAQPCLEIQKDINKSYELTRRWNMCLVVTDGSAVLGLGDIGPEAGMPVMEGKCVLFKAFGDVDAFPLCIKSHDVDEIVNTIYMISGSFGGVNLEDISAPRCFEIEKKLKEKCDIPIFHDDQHGTAVITLAGLTNALKVVGKKKEDVRIVMNGAGAAAISICRLLLKAGFKDVTLCDRKGAIYEGRTEGMNPVKEEMSKLTNLQKKQGSLAEMLVGADVFIGVSAPGAVTTEMVKTMNKDAIIFACANPIPEIFPDDAKAGGAKVISTGRSDFPNQINNVLAFPGIFRGAFDVRASDINDEMKIAASKALADLITDEELSPEYIIPKAFDKRVGPAVAKAVAEAAKATGVARI, from the coding sequence ATGGATTATGCAAAAGAGTCATTAAGACTGCACGGAGATTGGAAAGGTAAGATCGAGGTTGTTACAAGAGTGCCGGTTGAGAATAAAGACGACCTTTCTCTTGCATATACACCAGGTGTAGCTCAGCCTTGCCTTGAGATCCAGAAAGATATCAATAAATCCTACGAGCTTACAAGAAGATGGAATATGTGTCTTGTTGTAACAGACGGTTCCGCAGTTCTTGGTCTTGGTGACATCGGACCGGAAGCAGGTATGCCTGTAATGGAAGGTAAATGTGTACTTTTCAAGGCATTCGGCGATGTAGACGCATTCCCGCTTTGCATTAAGAGCCATGATGTAGACGAGATCGTAAATACTATTTACATGATCTCCGGATCCTTCGGTGGTGTTAACCTTGAGGATATCTCCGCTCCGAGATGCTTTGAGATCGAGAAGAAGCTGAAAGAAAAATGTGATATTCCGATCTTCCATGATGACCAGCACGGAACTGCAGTTATCACACTTGCAGGCCTGACAAATGCTCTTAAGGTTGTCGGAAAGAAGAAAGAGGATGTTCGTATCGTTATGAACGGTGCAGGTGCAGCTGCTATCTCTATCTGCAGACTTCTTCTGAAAGCAGGCTTCAAGGATGTTACACTCTGCGACAGAAAGGGTGCCATCTATGAGGGACGTACAGAAGGAATGAACCCGGTTAAGGAAGAGATGAGCAAGCTCACAAACCTTCAGAAGAAACAGGGATCTCTTGCAGAGATGCTGGTTGGCGCGGATGTATTTATCGGTGTTTCCGCTCCTGGAGCAGTTACAACAGAGATGGTTAAGACCATGAACAAAGATGCCATCATCTTCGCATGCGCAAACCCGATACCGGAGATTTTCCCGGATGACGCAAAAGCAGGCGGAGCAAAGGTTATCTCTACAGGAAGAAGTGACTTCCCGAACCAGATCAACAACGTTCTTGCATTCCCTGGAATCTTCCGTGGTGCATTTGATGTAAGAGCAAGCGATATCAACGATGAGATGAAAATCGCAGCTTCCAAGGCTCTTGCAGATCTGATCACAGATGAGGAGCTTTCTCCGGAGTATATCATTCCGAAGGCATTCGACAAGAGAGTCGGACCGGCTGTCGCAAAAGCAGTAGCAGAGGCAGCAAAAGCAACAGGCGTAGCACGTATCTGA
- the hisC gene encoding histidinol-phosphate transaminase has translation MKPWEANIRKVVPYIPGEQPNESGMIKLNTNENPYSPAPGVEKALKALDADTLRLYPDPTAGELVHSIAAFYGLKDDQVFTGVGSDDVLAMCFLTFFNSEKPILFPDITYSFYDVWADLLRIPYERPVLDEEFHIRKEDYFRENGGIVFPNPNAPTGVEMPLSEIEEIVAKNPESIVIVDEAYVDFGAASALPLIEKYDNLLVVQTFSKSRSLAGMRIGYAFGNPELIKYLNDVKYSFNSYTMDRTTIAAGVASMEDKAYFEECCHKIIATREWTKAELRKLGFSFQDSRSNFIFATHESCPAKELFAALREKHIYVRYFPKDRIDNHLRITIGTDEEMKKLVEFLTEYLQK, from the coding sequence ATGAAACCATGGGAAGCTAATATACGAAAAGTAGTGCCGTATATTCCTGGCGAGCAGCCAAATGAGAGTGGCATGATCAAACTGAATACAAACGAGAATCCATATTCACCGGCTCCGGGTGTTGAGAAGGCGCTGAAGGCCCTTGATGCCGATACCCTGAGACTTTATCCGGATCCGACAGCAGGAGAACTGGTACACAGTATTGCCGCGTTCTACGGACTGAAGGATGATCAGGTATTTACAGGCGTTGGTTCCGATGACGTACTGGCTATGTGTTTTCTCACATTTTTTAATTCAGAGAAGCCGATTCTGTTCCCGGATATCACCTATTCCTTCTATGATGTATGGGCAGATCTTTTAAGGATCCCATATGAGCGCCCGGTATTAGATGAGGAGTTCCATATCCGTAAAGAAGATTATTTCCGTGAAAACGGCGGAATCGTATTCCCTAACCCCAATGCACCGACCGGCGTGGAAATGCCTCTTTCCGAGATCGAGGAGATCGTAGCAAAGAATCCGGAGAGTATCGTGATCGTAGATGAGGCGTACGTGGATTTCGGAGCAGCATCCGCACTGCCGTTGATCGAAAAATATGATAATCTGCTTGTTGTGCAGACCTTCTCCAAGTCCAGATCCCTGGCAGGAATGCGTATTGGATATGCCTTCGGAAATCCGGAGCTGATCAAATATCTCAATGATGTGAAATATTCCTTTAATTCCTATACCATGGATCGTACTACTATCGCAGCTGGTGTGGCATCTATGGAGGATAAGGCATATTTTGAGGAATGCTGCCATAAGATCATTGCAACAAGAGAGTGGACAAAGGCAGAGCTCAGGAAGCTTGGATTTTCCTTCCAGGATTCCAGATCCAACTTTATCTTTGCCACACATGAGAGCTGTCCGGCCAAAGAGCTTTTCGCAGCACTGCGGGAGAAACATATCTATGTAAGATATTTCCCGAAGGACAGGATCGACAATCATCTCCGTATCACCATCGGTACCGATGAGGAGATGAAAAAACTGGTAGAATTCCTGACGGAATATCTGCAGAAATAA
- a CDS encoding COG2426 family protein, which translates to MEVLVQWFSHHLAQFISPEGAVFIISMIPILELRGGLLAASLLKISAAKALPICIVGNIVPIPFILLFIRQIFKWMKKTKTFRGLITKLENRAMGKSDQIKRYEFLGLLLFVGIPLPGTGAWTGALIASLLEVDIKKSSIAILCGLFMASAIMYIVSYGIVGNVVH; encoded by the coding sequence ATGGAAGTACTGGTACAATGGTTTTCACACCACCTTGCACAGTTTATCTCTCCCGAGGGTGCTGTGTTCATCATTTCTATGATCCCGATACTGGAGCTTCGAGGCGGTCTTCTGGCAGCCTCTCTGCTGAAGATATCGGCTGCGAAGGCATTGCCGATCTGTATCGTGGGAAATATTGTTCCGATTCCGTTTATCCTGCTTTTTATCCGGCAGATTTTTAAATGGATGAAAAAAACAAAGACATTCAGAGGTCTGATCACAAAGCTGGAAAATAGAGCTATGGGAAAGAGTGACCAGATCAAGAGATATGAATTTCTTGGACTTTTGCTGTTTGTGGGAATCCCTCTTCCGGGCACAGGAGCCTGGACAGGTGCACTGATCGCCTCTCTTCTTGAGGTGGATATCAAAAAATCCTCCATTGCGATCCTGTGCGGACTTTTTATGGCAAGTGCCATTATGTATATTGTTTCTTATGGAATTGTAGGAAATGTAGTGCATTGA
- a CDS encoding type IV pilus twitching motility protein PilT, producing MDTSIPEFLAEAANRRVSDIFIIAGRPLAEKIDGHLLDRGDRLMPDQTENLLRTIYGLAENRDISRLMETGDDDFSFSIPGVSRFRVNAYKQRGSLAAVIRVIAFRLPDPAELSIPEDVMNISEYTRGMVLVTGSAGSGKSTTMACLIDRINHTREGHIITLEDPLEYLHRHDRCIVSQREICTDTESYLTSLRATLRQSPDVILLGEMRDHETIQTAMTAAETGHLVLSSLHTLGAANTIERIMDVFEPSQQHQIALQLSMVLQAVISQQLIPDVDGRNIPVFEIMRLTPAIRNMIRDNKVHQIEGVISTSGQEQMRSMDQSLLELYKKGRITRDTALKYALNADMLKRRLM from the coding sequence ATGGATACCTCTATTCCTGAATTTTTGGCAGAAGCTGCCAACCGGCGTGTCTCTGATATCTTTATCATCGCCGGCCGCCCTCTGGCAGAAAAAATCGACGGTCATCTTTTGGACCGTGGTGACAGGCTGATGCCTGATCAGACAGAAAATTTACTCCGCACCATTTACGGACTTGCGGAAAACCGCGATATATCCCGTCTTATGGAAACCGGTGATGATGACTTTTCTTTTTCTATTCCCGGTGTTTCCAGATTTCGTGTCAATGCCTACAAGCAGCGTGGTTCCCTGGCTGCCGTGATCCGCGTGATCGCCTTCCGGCTGCCGGATCCTGCAGAACTTTCCATTCCCGAGGATGTGATGAACATCTCCGAATATACCCGTGGCATGGTCCTTGTTACCGGTTCTGCCGGAAGCGGCAAATCCACCACCATGGCCTGTCTGATCGACCGGATCAACCATACCCGGGAAGGCCACATCATCACTCTGGAAGATCCTCTGGAATATCTCCACCGCCATGATCGCTGTATCGTCAGCCAGCGCGAGATCTGTACCGACACTGAAAGCTATCTGACCTCTCTTCGTGCCACACTACGCCAGAGCCCGGATGTGATCCTTCTTGGAGAGATGCGTGATCATGAAACCATCCAGACTGCCATGACCGCTGCGGAAACCGGTCATCTTGTCCTTTCCAGCCTGCATACTCTGGGAGCAGCCAACACCATTGAACGCATCATGGACGTGTTTGAGCCATCCCAGCAGCATCAGATTGCCCTCCAGCTTTCCATGGTCCTTCAGGCTGTGATCTCCCAGCAGCTGATCCCGGATGTGGACGGACGCAACATTCCTGTTTTCGAGATCATGCGCCTGACTCCTGCCATCCGCAATATGATCCGCGACAATAAAGTACACCAGATCGAAGGCGTGATCTCCACATCAGGTCAGGAGCAGATGCGTTCTATGGACCAGAGCCTTCTGGAATTATATAAAAAAGGCCGTATCACCAGGGATACAGCTCTGAAATACGCTTTAAACGCTGACATGCTGAAGCGCAGACTTATGTAA
- a CDS encoding DUF4860 domain-containing protein, translating into MNHRKNTGHSVSSLFSLLLFGVFVLFLILMLLFSARIYQQTVKQTDSDSELGTAATYLTTKFRQHDRGDEIFSGSLDDIPALCFRDDIKGKEYITYIYLKNDSLMELFTAKGSQASSDAGTVISQLSDFRFSEMENGFYHFSLESTTGIRSEFLLHRTAQKEAS; encoded by the coding sequence ATGAATCACCGGAAGAACACCGGACATTCCGTTTCTTCTCTTTTTTCGCTTCTTCTTTTCGGTGTTTTTGTTCTGTTCCTTATACTAATGCTGCTATTTTCCGCCCGGATTTACCAGCAGACTGTGAAACAGACTGACTCCGATTCCGAGCTTGGGACCGCAGCAACTTATCTGACTACCAAATTCCGGCAGCACGACCGCGGCGATGAGATTTTTTCCGGTTCCCTGGATGATATTCCGGCTCTTTGTTTCCGGGACGATATCAAAGGAAAAGAATATATCACGTATATTTACCTGAAGAATGACAGTCTGATGGAGCTTTTCACTGCAAAAGGCTCTCAGGCCAGCTCTGATGCAGGGACCGTCATCTCACAGCTTTCCGATTTCCGGTTTTCGGAAATGGAAAATGGTTTTTACCACTTTTCCCTGGAAAGTACCACAGGGATCCGCTCGGAATTCCTGCTTCATCGCACTGCCCAAAAGGAGGCATCATGA
- a CDS encoding type II secretion system F family protein, with protein sequence MKNKLTARELSSFCGQMGMLLHSGISTAEGLHILCDESKTDADRQILTPLIRSVEENGSLSRALDESGVFPSSMTAYVRTGEETGCLDEIMESLSSHYEQEEEISGQIRSAVTYPLLMLGMMAVVILVLLIKVLPVFQQVFNQMGMEMNGVSRGLLNAGNVISRYSSVFLILAAVLISCILFFSLTEKGHSQLRKMDIHLPFFREIPVAMDYSRLTQGLSLGLRSGLSPETSLELTKDLISQPVILERLRKASSILDSGETFSKALTESGLFGGMEGRLITISFYSGSSDETFRRLSRQYTEKSIDLISQAVSIVEPTIVILLSLLVGLVLLSVMMPLLGILSDFAM encoded by the coding sequence ATGAAAAACAAACTGACAGCCCGGGAATTATCCAGTTTCTGCGGGCAGATGGGAATGCTTCTGCATTCCGGCATATCCACAGCTGAAGGACTTCACATCCTCTGTGACGAGAGCAAGACCGATGCAGACCGGCAAATCCTCACACCCCTGATCCGTTCTGTGGAAGAAAACGGTTCTCTTTCCCGGGCTCTTGACGAATCCGGGGTCTTTCCCTCATCCATGACCGCCTATGTCCGGACCGGCGAGGAAACCGGCTGCCTGGATGAGATCATGGAAAGTCTCAGTTCCCACTATGAACAGGAGGAAGAAATCTCCGGACAGATACGGTCTGCAGTCACTTATCCGCTGCTCATGCTTGGCATGATGGCTGTTGTGATCCTGGTCCTTCTGATAAAAGTCCTGCCGGTATTTCAACAGGTATTTAACCAGATGGGAATGGAAATGAACGGGGTTTCCCGGGGACTTCTGAATGCGGGCAACGTGATCAGCCGGTATTCCTCTGTTTTTCTGATCCTCGCCGCAGTCCTCATTAGCTGCATCCTGTTTTTCAGTCTTACGGAAAAAGGCCACAGCCAGCTGCGAAAAATGGACATCCATCTCCCGTTTTTCCGTGAGATCCCGGTTGCCATGGATTACAGTCGTCTGACCCAGGGCCTTTCCCTGGGACTTCGGAGCGGACTTTCCCCGGAAACCAGCCTGGAGCTTACAAAGGATCTGATCTCACAGCCGGTGATACTCGAAAGACTCCGGAAGGCTTCCTCTATCCTGGATAGCGGAGAAACTTTTTCCAAGGCTCTTACAGAATCCGGTCTGTTCGGCGGCATGGAAGGCCGTCTCATCACGATATCCTTCTATTCCGGTTCCAGTGACGAAACCTTCCGCAGGCTTTCCCGGCAGTACACCGAAAAATCCATAGATCTGATCTCTCAGGCAGTCTCTATTGTGGAGCCTACCATCGTGATCCTGCTGTCTCTTCTTGTGGGGCTGGTCCTTTTATCCGTCATGATGCCGCTTCTGGGGATCCTCTCAGATTTTGCAATGTAA